One Romeriopsis navalis LEGE 11480 genomic window carries:
- a CDS encoding alanine/ornithine racemase family PLP-dependent enzyme, with amino-acid sequence MKSYIPRIEISLAQIQQNAHFLSELYGQKGISLMGVSKSTLGDPAIAQAMMRGGVKYIADSRLENIQRMQQAGVNTQFVLLRTALSQAEWVAGNVDISLNTEFATVQALSQAAAMWGKVHHIILMVELGDLREGILPSDLGQFVQATLRLSHIKIVGIGCNLACFGGVKPDNQKMQILSELVAAIEESCQIDLPIVSGGNSANHEWYAAARQVGRINNLRLGEAILLGCETVNRQPIDGLHTSAFQLIAEVIESKDKPSMPTGEICQDAFGHVPQFVDRGIRRRVIIGIGRQDMLISGLKPDSDVEILGASSDHVVLDSQNQALMVGSEVNFNLDYGGLLAAMTSPFIKKKFIDCPVF; translated from the coding sequence ATGAAATCATACATCCCCAGAATTGAAATTTCCCTTGCCCAAATTCAGCAGAATGCGCACTTCCTCTCCGAGCTATATGGGCAAAAGGGAATTTCTTTAATGGGTGTTTCTAAGTCCACCTTGGGTGATCCCGCGATCGCCCAGGCGATGATGCGTGGTGGTGTGAAATATATTGCGGATTCGCGGCTGGAAAATATCCAGAGAATGCAACAGGCCGGTGTGAATACGCAGTTTGTGTTGTTGCGGACAGCCTTAAGCCAGGCGGAATGGGTGGCTGGCAATGTGGATATTAGCTTGAATACGGAGTTTGCGACAGTGCAGGCATTGTCGCAAGCGGCGGCGATGTGGGGGAAAGTCCATCACATTATTTTAATGGTGGAATTGGGGGATTTGCGGGAGGGCATTCTGCCGTCGGATTTAGGGCAATTTGTCCAGGCCACGCTACGGCTATCCCATATCAAGATTGTGGGTATCGGATGTAATTTGGCTTGCTTTGGTGGCGTTAAGCCAGATAATCAGAAGATGCAAATTTTGTCGGAATTGGTGGCGGCGATCGAAGAATCCTGCCAAATTGACTTGCCAATTGTTTCCGGCGGTAATTCTGCCAATCACGAATGGTATGCCGCCGCACGGCAGGTTGGACGCATTAACAATTTGCGGCTGGGAGAAGCGATTTTGCTGGGCTGTGAAACGGTTAATCGTCAGCCGATCGATGGATTACATACGAGTGCCTTTCAGCTCATCGCCGAAGTGATTGAGTCGAAGGACAAGCCATCGATGCCCACTGGAGAGATTTGTCAGGATGCATTTGGGCATGTACCACAGTTTGTCGATCGTGGTATCCGTCGCCGTGTGATTATTGGGATAGGACGGCAGGATATGCTGATTTCTGGCTTAAAACCAGATTCTGACGTGGAAATTCTCGGTGCCAGCAGTGATCATGTCGTTTTAGATAGCCAGAATCAGGCATTGATGGTGGGTAGTGAAGTGAATTTCAACCTTGATTACGGTGGTTTGTTGGCGGCAATGACTTCGCCATTTATCAAAAAAAAGTTTATTGATTGTCCCGTATTTTAG
- a CDS encoding acyl-CoA desaturase: protein MTATITELPRPRWEIITSTAVLHLLALLGLLPGNFSWAAVGVAVLLHAITIGLGISLGFHRLASHRSFQVPRWLEYFFILCGTLAGQGAVLGWVGYHRLHHLHTDQPLDPHDSTQGLWWSHISWLMHTVPVQSQRARFTKDIADDPFYQFCHNYYIPMQAVLGVLLYAIGGWPFVVWGIFVRLFVGFHSTCFVNSVCHKFGYQSHNTGDRSTNCWWVALLTFGEGWHNNHHAQQSSARYGQKWWEIDLVWQTIRLMQGVGLATKVKS, encoded by the coding sequence ATGACCGCTACGATTACTGAATTACCCCGTCCCCGCTGGGAAATTATTACTTCAACTGCGGTCTTGCACCTCCTAGCACTACTTGGGCTATTACCCGGTAACTTTAGCTGGGCCGCTGTTGGGGTAGCAGTGCTATTGCATGCAATTACGATCGGGCTCGGGATTTCCCTCGGCTTTCATCGTTTAGCCAGTCATCGCAGCTTCCAAGTCCCCCGCTGGCTGGAATACTTTTTCATTCTTTGCGGAACTCTCGCCGGACAAGGCGCTGTACTCGGCTGGGTCGGCTACCACCGCCTCCACCACCTACATACCGACCAGCCACTTGATCCGCACGATTCAACCCAAGGTCTATGGTGGAGCCACATTAGCTGGCTAATGCACACGGTACCGGTCCAAAGCCAGCGCGCCCGGTTTACCAAAGACATCGCGGATGATCCGTTTTATCAGTTTTGCCACAATTACTACATCCCGATGCAGGCGGTACTGGGCGTCTTACTCTATGCGATCGGCGGTTGGCCGTTTGTCGTCTGGGGGATCTTTGTTCGCTTGTTTGTCGGCTTTCACAGCACTTGCTTTGTCAATAGCGTTTGCCATAAGTTTGGCTACCAAAGTCACAATACCGGCGATCGCTCAACCAACTGCTGGTGGGTGGCGCTATTAACCTTCGGCGAAGGTTGGCATAACAATCACCATGCCCAACAATCCTCCGCCCGCTACGGCCAAAAATGGTGGGAAATTGACTTGGTTTGGCAAACCATTCGCCTGATGCAAGGCGTCGGCTTGGCTACAAAAGTGAAATCCTAG
- a CDS encoding RNA recognition motif domain-containing protein has protein sequence MSIYVGNLSYEATEADLTEVFAEYGSVKRVQLPTDRETGRMRGFGFVEMSSDAEETAAIEALDGAEWMGRDMKVNKARPREDRGGGGGRRGGF, from the coding sequence ATGTCGATCTATGTAGGTAACCTCTCCTATGAGGCTACAGAAGCTGATTTAACTGAAGTCTTCGCTGAGTATGGTTCAGTGAAGCGAGTTCAGCTTCCAACTGATCGCGAAACAGGTCGCATGCGCGGTTTTGGTTTCGTCGAAATGAGTTCGGATGCTGAGGAAACAGCAGCCATTGAAGCATTGGATGGCGCGGAATGGATGGGCCGCGATATGAAGGTCAATAAAGCTCGCCCTCGCGAAGATCGCGGTGGTGGTGGTGGCCGTCGTGGTGGTTTCTAA
- a CDS encoding peptidoglycan DD-metalloendopeptidase family protein has protein sequence MPRRNAVPQSSKLTSSQLLNRLGCCLSGLGILSSSLAYSQTIANAQTVVPTEPENSSPDSRRSQKLPATVAAVTAPERIVQPEIPAARPAALEVPAATIAATPSPAPVVAAPITTSAASAAAPVRTTANVPAATPTAQAPVAAQTPVVAKTAAPPTAVKPSHRAADLLPPKAATPASPGQNDVAPTEVIISDHQSGCSTTIVSGQPSSTCAPISTDTPLPPQVAPIVQQPIAKPAKTVVKAQPKPAKTIIKTAVTAAPVKLQQAKQPNSRATSRTKLITPRQPQAVGHIPVVKANINARRVMTKPAAAPVRVGPINLSSAGIGLNSTAVKPYFNSKLQLPAIPGLEKVRMIFPVAIPAPITSLFGWRIHPITKAQRLHTGTDIGAPMGTPVMAALGGRVILADRMGGYGISVAIEHDNGIRQTLYAHMSEIFVRPGDAVQQGTVIGRVGSTGASTGPHLHFELRQMLPDGTWVAQDASPNLKSSMAQLVQSLQIAQQQQKSVAQGLGQTIQPIRPITPPTK, from the coding sequence ATGCCTCGTCGGAATGCTGTGCCTCAATCGTCTAAGCTCACCAGTTCACAACTACTCAACCGACTCGGCTGTTGCTTAAGCGGTTTAGGCATTTTGAGCAGCTCATTGGCTTACAGCCAAACCATTGCGAATGCTCAGACGGTCGTCCCAACTGAGCCAGAAAATTCCAGTCCGGATAGTCGTCGCAGCCAGAAATTGCCAGCGACGGTGGCCGCGGTCACAGCACCGGAGCGCATTGTTCAACCCGAGATTCCTGCAGCTCGACCCGCCGCGCTAGAAGTGCCAGCGGCAACCATTGCGGCAACCCCCTCACCCGCGCCAGTCGTTGCAGCACCGATCACCACTTCCGCCGCGTCTGCAGCAGCGCCCGTGCGGACAACGGCAAACGTGCCCGCCGCGACACCAACCGCTCAAGCACCAGTAGCCGCTCAAACACCGGTCGTCGCCAAAACAGCGGCACCACCAACCGCCGTTAAACCCTCCCATCGTGCGGCGGACCTCTTGCCGCCGAAGGCCGCGACGCCGGCGAGTCCCGGCCAAAATGACGTTGCACCAACCGAAGTCATCATCTCAGATCACCAGTCTGGTTGCTCAACCACCATTGTTTCAGGGCAACCTAGCAGCACCTGCGCACCCATCAGCACCGACACACCACTCCCGCCGCAAGTAGCCCCAATCGTGCAGCAGCCGATCGCAAAACCCGCTAAGACAGTTGTCAAAGCTCAACCTAAGCCAGCGAAAACCATCATTAAGACGGCCGTTACCGCCGCGCCGGTTAAACTGCAGCAGGCAAAGCAACCAAATTCCAGAGCAACATCTCGCACCAAGCTCATTACGCCACGACAGCCGCAGGCAGTTGGACACATTCCGGTGGTCAAAGCCAACATTAATGCGCGCCGCGTTATGACCAAACCAGCGGCAGCCCCCGTGCGGGTTGGCCCAATTAACCTCAGTAGTGCAGGCATTGGGTTAAATTCCACCGCAGTCAAGCCCTATTTCAATTCGAAACTCCAGCTCCCTGCGATTCCGGGCCTAGAGAAAGTGCGGATGATCTTTCCGGTCGCCATTCCGGCACCGATTACATCTTTATTTGGATGGCGGATTCACCCGATTACCAAAGCCCAACGGCTACATACAGGCACCGACATCGGCGCCCCCATGGGCACACCCGTGATGGCCGCATTGGGCGGACGCGTGATCCTGGCCGATCGCATGGGTGGCTATGGGATTAGCGTCGCGATCGAGCATGACAATGGCATCCGTCAAACCCTCTATGCTCACATGTCGGAGATCTTTGTGCGTCCCGGTGATGCCGTGCAACAAGGCACCGTAATTGGTCGGGTAGGCAGCACTGGTGCCTCCACCGGTCCCCACCTGCATTTTGAACTGCGTCAAATGCTGCCAGATGGGACTTGGGTTGCCCAAGATGCCAGCCCTAATCTCAAAAGTTCAATGGCACAGCTCGTCCAATCTCTACAAATTGCGCAGCAGCAGCAAAAATCTGTGGCTCAAGGTTTAGGCCAAACAATCCAGCCAATCCGCCCGATCACACCGCCGACAAAATAG
- the pgeF gene encoding peptidoglycan editing factor PgeF, with protein MASWQWQTVGERPYLTCALLADWQHGFFTQQFAPLNPFEITAMLYPQAAAYRAKQVHGNLVLCPSSLPLPVNNDNLMDGDGMMSEASQQAVWVCTADCTPVLIGDVATGQVAAVHAGWRGTAQKIVPVAIAQMQAQGSQLADLRVAMGPAILGSAYQVDHAVAIATAATIMPNGLDLSPETVIQQLLALDNSPVQPDPLAGKVRLDVRQVNRLQLEQLGLTAEQVAIAPHCTNADPVNFFSHRRAPLRKAQWSGIVSKTVA; from the coding sequence ATGGCGAGCTGGCAATGGCAAACGGTTGGCGAACGACCTTATCTGACCTGTGCTTTGTTGGCGGATTGGCAACATGGTTTTTTTACACAGCAGTTTGCCCCCTTGAATCCGTTTGAGATTACTGCGATGCTGTATCCCCAGGCGGCAGCCTATCGCGCGAAGCAGGTGCATGGCAACTTAGTATTGTGCCCCTCAAGTCTGCCGTTGCCGGTGAATAATGACAACTTAATGGATGGGGATGGCATGATGTCGGAGGCGTCGCAGCAAGCCGTTTGGGTTTGCACTGCGGACTGTACACCTGTGCTGATTGGGGATGTGGCGACGGGGCAGGTGGCGGCAGTACATGCGGGTTGGCGCGGTACGGCCCAGAAGATCGTGCCTGTCGCGATCGCCCAGATGCAGGCACAAGGTTCGCAATTAGCGGATTTGCGCGTGGCGATGGGGCCGGCAATTTTAGGTTCTGCCTATCAAGTTGATCATGCCGTGGCGATTGCGACGGCCGCTACGATCATGCCCAATGGATTAGATTTGTCCCCAGAAACGGTCATTCAGCAACTATTGGCGCTGGATAATTCGCCAGTCCAGCCTGATCCATTGGCGGGCAAGGTGCGTTTAGATGTGCGTCAGGTCAATCGTCTCCAGCTTGAACAGTTAGGTTTGACTGCAGAGCAAGTGGCCATTGCACCGCACTGTACGAATGCAGACCCAGTGAATTTCTTTTCCCACCGCCGTGCCCCGCTCCGCAAAGCGCAGTGGTCGGGGATTGTGAGCAAAACGGTGGCATAA
- the nblS gene encoding two-component system sensor histidine kinase NblS, whose protein sequence is MVTIFKTLRDLLERWWADFNLQTRLMAIATLVVSVVMSGLTFWAVNTIQADARLNDTRFGRDLGLLLAANVTPMIAENNLTEVARFSHRFYSGTASVRYIIYADPEGKILFGIPFSDSEVKSSLSIQRRIQLPSNFADRPDDPMMRQHLTPNGVVTDVFVPLSDGGNYLGVLAIGTNPNPATISSSNLTRDVTTAVFVSIWVMVILGAVFNALTVTKPIKELVNGVENIAQGNFKQRVDSPLSGEFKGLMSGFNTMAEKLERYEEQNIEELTAEKAKLDTLVSTIADGAVLLDPEFHVVLANSTARRIFAWENQVLAGENALDCFPAVVKEAITKPLQKMASGDTTKSAEFQIVLKDPVKRTIRILLNSVLDTARENAKGIALTIQDITREAELNEAKSQFISNVSHELRTPLFNIKSFIETLYEYGDALEPEQQREFLETANRETDRLTRLVNDVLDLSRLESGKAYAFDAVDLHQAVDQTLRTYQLNAKDKGITLRQEIAPGLPTIWGNYDLLLQVLANLIGNALKFTHEGTVAIRAYCLDECDLDEQAQMVRVEIADTGLGIDVEDQVGVFERFFRAENRVHTLEGTGLGLSIVRNILEKHGTQASLVSEVGTGTTFWFDLKVFHPATVIGNMSLDELAPNHSTNGTTSEPAVSASHIASTN, encoded by the coding sequence GTGGTCACTATCTTTAAAACTCTACGCGACCTGTTAGAACGCTGGTGGGCCGACTTTAATCTTCAGACGCGGCTGATGGCAATCGCAACGCTTGTCGTGTCTGTGGTCATGAGTGGTCTGACCTTTTGGGCCGTGAATACGATTCAGGCCGATGCCCGGTTGAACGATACAAGATTTGGGCGCGATCTTGGGTTATTGCTCGCGGCCAATGTCACCCCGATGATTGCCGAGAACAATTTGACTGAGGTCGCCCGATTTTCCCATCGGTTCTACAGTGGCACCGCCAGCGTCCGCTACATTATCTATGCTGACCCCGAGGGCAAAATTCTGTTCGGCATTCCGTTTTCGGACTCCGAAGTCAAGTCTTCCCTGAGTATTCAACGGCGGATTCAGCTCCCTAGTAATTTTGCCGATCGCCCCGACGATCCCATGATGCGCCAGCATCTCACCCCCAATGGTGTGGTCACGGATGTCTTTGTCCCCCTCAGCGATGGTGGCAACTATCTCGGCGTGCTGGCGATCGGCACCAATCCCAACCCCGCAACAATTTCGTCCTCCAACCTCACCCGTGATGTCACAACAGCGGTGTTTGTCTCCATTTGGGTGATGGTGATTTTAGGCGCTGTATTTAATGCCCTGACCGTCACCAAACCAATTAAAGAACTGGTCAATGGGGTCGAAAATATTGCCCAGGGCAACTTTAAACAACGGGTTGATTCACCGCTCAGTGGCGAGTTCAAAGGTTTGATGTCGGGCTTCAACACCATGGCAGAGAAGCTAGAACGCTATGAAGAACAAAATATTGAAGAGCTGACAGCCGAGAAAGCCAAGCTCGATACCCTCGTTTCGACGATCGCCGATGGGGCCGTGCTGCTTGATCCAGAATTTCATGTCGTTTTAGCCAATTCTACCGCCCGCCGGATTTTTGCCTGGGAAAACCAAGTCCTAGCAGGGGAGAATGCCCTCGACTGTTTTCCCGCTGTGGTTAAAGAAGCAATCACAAAGCCGCTACAGAAAATGGCCAGTGGGGATACTACCAAAAGCGCCGAATTCCAGATTGTCCTGAAGGACCCGGTTAAACGCACCATCCGCATTCTGCTCAACAGCGTCCTCGATACCGCCCGCGAAAATGCCAAGGGCATCGCCTTGACGATTCAAGATATTACCCGCGAAGCCGAACTGAATGAAGCCAAGAGCCAATTTATTAGTAACGTTTCCCACGAATTACGCACCCCCTTATTCAATATCAAATCGTTTATTGAAACGCTCTACGAATATGGCGATGCGCTGGAACCGGAGCAACAACGGGAATTTCTAGAAACCGCCAACCGCGAGACTGATCGCCTGACGCGCTTAGTGAATGATGTGCTCGACCTATCCCGACTCGAATCGGGCAAGGCTTATGCCTTCGATGCGGTTGATCTGCATCAAGCAGTTGATCAAACTTTACGCACCTACCAGCTCAACGCCAAAGACAAAGGTATTACGCTGCGCCAAGAAATTGCCCCCGGATTGCCGACGATTTGGGGCAACTACGATTTACTCTTGCAAGTCCTCGCTAACCTAATCGGCAATGCCTTGAAGTTCACACATGAAGGCACCGTCGCAATTCGGGCTTATTGCCTAGATGAATGCGATTTAGATGAGCAGGCGCAAATGGTTCGGGTCGAAATCGCGGATACGGGCCTTGGGATTGACGTTGAAGATCAAGTTGGCGTGTTCGAACGATTTTTCCGAGCGGAAAATCGGGTCCACACCTTAGAAGGCACCGGATTAGGACTATCGATCGTCCGCAACATTCTCGAGAAGCATGGCACCCAAGCCAGCTTAGTCAGCGAAGTGGGCACCGGCACCACCTTCTGGTTTGACTTAAAAGTCTTCCACCCAGCTACCGTTATCGGCAATATGAGCCTAGACGAATTAGCTCCGAATCATTCCACCAACGGCACCACCAGCGAGCCTGCGGTTTCCGCCAGCCACATCGCATCGACGAACTAA
- a CDS encoding DUF4347 domain-containing protein, with translation MQFLSDPQSALDPRRSSSTFSLNGDTQLVFIDTALNAYQNLAASVASAEVVLLDQHRDGITQITEALASRQDIGAIHLVSHGTAGGLQLGSSRIDADNLAQYENQFQSWGEFLSDDADILLYGCNIAGSSTGLSFINQLSQLTQADIAASTDLTGNAALGGDWILETATGTIEATIPFSPEIQAAYSDILPITVYAAGATNAEQMQLQIDGQTVQTWNNIGGNFNNRQFQAYTYNGANVDPGRIRVAFSNDLYDPANGIDRNLRVDRIKVGNTTYQTESDTVFSTGTWKPSDGVVPGFRQSEILHSNGYFQFASAGNGNGDIVEIRARGDEGTEQFTLEIAGNTVSSFAATKSFKTFRYQANGNVTADQVRVNFLNDRYDPANGIDTNLVVDFVKVDGTTYQTEAANVFSTGTWKPADGITPGFRRSEILHANGYFQYAGGGSNNSGVFEVDTTGVTVREDAGTATVRVNRVNGSDGVATVEYITNEDTAKRGSDFTNRTGTLTFNDGQTSKNVAIPIVNDNIAESTESFSFAILSATGAALGTKRTVGVTILDDDAAQSQFAFSEAAYSLKEDGGQATIAVERSGSTSSSATVRYRTRNGSATAGSDYTATSGTLQFAAGQTRKTFNVRVTNDTLGERNETVNLVLSNPTGGSLGNQKNAVLNILDNDPGNFNRQTLISGLTTPTAIDWTPNGQFMFIAEQNGLVKVANANNNQLQSSPFIDLRSQVNGVRDRGLLGMTLDPEFNGSRPFVYLLYTYDPAEAGQTNRPGYNPTFGGRDKPGNRPGRLIRVEAEFVGGQWRAKSGSSRVLLGKRSTFANTRGFDSNSTRPANANIPASGFVRNSSGNNTAESIQDYIAGDSESHSVGAVQFGADGKLYVSIGDGTSYNFADPRTVRVQDIDNLSGKILRIDPDTGQGLTDNPFYNVNTGSPFDSKYNRNLNSNRSKVFNLGVRNPFRFTFDPKTNLPVIGDVGWFSWEEVNTGRGKNFGWPAYEGGLNGSGNPTSIRTPDYQSLSGVRPFYSGSTAINEEDPLFAIRHQNPGGDAIIMGEFYTGNSFPAFYDNALFYANASRGTVNTLFFDQTGQVSGSQLFADNLFGVVNLAVGPDDSLYYVSLGAPIGGQTGTGSIGRWQPASGNGANAPALLKAATQKFDAGLFYGPNQRR, from the coding sequence ATGCAGTTTCTTTCTGATCCCCAATCTGCCCTTGATCCAAGGCGATCGAGCAGCACATTCAGCCTCAATGGTGATACACAACTCGTTTTTATCGATACGGCCCTCAACGCTTACCAGAATCTTGCCGCTTCAGTTGCGAGTGCCGAGGTCGTTTTACTCGATCAACACCGTGATGGCATCACCCAGATTACAGAAGCCCTCGCGAGCCGCCAGGACATTGGCGCAATTCACCTCGTATCTCACGGCACAGCCGGTGGACTACAGCTCGGCAGTAGCCGTATCGATGCGGATAACCTGGCGCAATACGAGAACCAGTTCCAGAGTTGGGGAGAATTTCTCAGCGATGATGCCGATATTTTGCTCTACGGCTGCAATATCGCTGGCAGCAGCACCGGTCTATCGTTTATCAATCAACTGAGCCAACTCACTCAGGCCGATATCGCGGCCTCCACCGATCTGACCGGTAATGCCGCCCTCGGGGGTGACTGGATACTGGAAACGGCAACTGGCACGATCGAGGCGACGATTCCATTTAGCCCAGAAATCCAAGCGGCATACAGCGACATTTTGCCGATCACGGTTTACGCGGCGGGGGCAACCAACGCGGAGCAGATGCAGCTCCAGATTGACGGTCAAACCGTCCAAACGTGGAACAACATTGGCGGTAACTTTAACAATCGGCAATTCCAGGCCTATACCTACAATGGGGCAAATGTTGATCCAGGCCGCATCCGAGTCGCTTTTAGCAATGACCTATACGACCCGGCAAATGGCATCGATCGCAACCTCCGGGTCGATCGAATTAAGGTGGGCAACACCACCTATCAAACGGAGTCCGATACAGTCTTCTCAACTGGCACTTGGAAACCCAGCGATGGCGTAGTTCCAGGGTTCCGTCAGAGCGAAATCCTCCACTCCAATGGTTATTTTCAGTTTGCTAGCGCCGGCAATGGCAACGGCGACATTGTCGAAATCCGGGCGCGCGGCGATGAAGGCACCGAACAGTTCACCCTCGAAATTGCTGGCAATACGGTTTCTAGCTTTGCAGCCACCAAAAGCTTCAAAACTTTTCGCTATCAGGCCAACGGCAATGTCACAGCCGACCAAGTCCGGGTAAATTTCCTGAATGACCGTTACGATCCAGCCAATGGCATTGATACCAACCTTGTGGTGGACTTCGTTAAAGTCGATGGCACCACCTACCAGACTGAAGCCGCGAACGTCTTTTCCACGGGCACCTGGAAACCCGCCGATGGCATCACACCCGGCTTCCGCCGCAGTGAGATTCTCCATGCCAACGGCTATTTCCAATATGCCGGAGGCGGTAGTAATAATTCCGGTGTGTTTGAAGTCGATACGACCGGCGTCACCGTACGGGAAGATGCTGGCACGGCGACCGTGCGGGTCAATCGGGTGAATGGCAGCGACGGCGTCGCCACGGTGGAATATATTACCAACGAAGACACGGCCAAGCGAGGCAGTGACTTCACTAACCGCACCGGTACATTGACCTTCAATGATGGCCAAACTAGTAAAAATGTGGCGATTCCGATCGTCAACGACAACATTGCCGAGTCCACGGAGTCCTTTAGTTTTGCGATTCTCAGTGCGACCGGAGCGGCCTTAGGCACCAAACGCACTGTTGGTGTCACAATCCTCGATGACGATGCGGCCCAGTCGCAGTTTGCTTTTAGCGAAGCCGCCTACAGCCTCAAAGAAGATGGCGGTCAGGCCACGATCGCCGTGGAGCGCAGCGGTAGCACCAGCAGCAGCGCCACCGTCCGCTATCGCACCCGCAATGGCAGCGCCACCGCCGGTAGCGACTATACAGCAACCAGTGGCACCCTACAATTTGCCGCGGGTCAAACCCGCAAAACCTTCAATGTCCGCGTCACTAATGACACGCTGGGGGAACGCAACGAAACGGTCAACTTAGTGCTGAGCAACCCCACGGGGGGCAGCTTGGGAAATCAGAAAAATGCTGTTCTGAATATTCTGGATAACGATCCCGGCAACTTTAATCGTCAAACCTTAATCAGCGGCCTCACCACACCGACGGCGATCGACTGGACTCCCAACGGCCAATTTATGTTCATTGCCGAACAAAATGGTCTGGTCAAAGTGGCCAATGCCAACAACAATCAACTCCAGTCCTCACCGTTTATTGACCTGCGATCGCAGGTGAATGGGGTGCGCGATCGGGGCTTGCTGGGCATGACCCTCGATCCCGAATTCAACGGCAGCCGGCCCTTTGTTTACTTACTCTATACCTACGATCCAGCAGAAGCCGGTCAAACCAATCGTCCGGGCTATAACCCGACCTTCGGTGGGCGCGATAAACCCGGTAATCGTCCGGGGCGCCTAATTCGGGTTGAAGCGGAGTTTGTCGGGGGCCAATGGCGGGCCAAATCCGGTTCCAGTAGAGTCTTACTGGGTAAACGCAGTACCTTTGCCAATACACGGGGCTTTGACTCGAATAGCACCCGCCCCGCCAATGCCAATATTCCAGCGTCAGGGTTTGTGCGCAACAGCAGTGGCAACAACACCGCCGAAAGCATCCAGGACTATATCGCCGGTGATAGCGAATCCCACAGTGTGGGAGCGGTGCAATTTGGGGCCGACGGCAAGCTGTATGTGAGTATCGGCGATGGCACTTCCTACAACTTTGCGGACCCCCGCACAGTGCGCGTCCAGGATATTGATAACCTATCAGGCAAAATCCTGCGGATCGATCCTGATACCGGTCAGGGTTTGACCGACAATCCCTTCTACAACGTCAACACCGGTTCGCCTTTTGACAGTAAATACAACCGCAATCTGAATAGCAACCGATCGAAGGTATTCAACCTGGGTGTGCGCAATCCTTTCCGCTTTACCTTTGATCCCAAAACCAACCTGCCCGTAATTGGCGATGTCGGCTGGTTTAGTTGGGAAGAAGTGAATACCGGACGCGGCAAAAACTTCGGGTGGCCTGCCTACGAAGGCGGTCTGAATGGCAGTGGCAATCCCACGAGCATCAGAACGCCGGATTATCAAAGCCTCTCTGGGGTCAGACCCTTCTATTCCGGGAGCACGGCGATTAACGAGGAAGACCCTCTATTTGCCATTCGCCATCAGAATCCCGGTGGGGACGCAATCATCATGGGTGAGTTCTATACAGGAAACAGCTTCCCGGCCTTCTATGACAACGCGCTGTTTTATGCCAACGCCAGTCGCGGCACGGTCAATACGCTGTTCTTTGATCAAACCGGGCAAGTCTCCGGGTCACAGCTGTTCGCCGACAACTTGTTTGGCGTCGTCAACCTGGCCGTTGGCCCGGATGACAGTCTCTACTACGTTAGCCTCGGCGCACCGATCGGCGGACAAACGGGCACTGGCAGCATTGGCCGTTGGCAGCCAGCCAGTGGAAATGGGGCAAATGCCCCGGCCTTATTGAAAGCCGCAACCCAAAAGTTTGATGCGGGACTATTCTATGGCCCAAATCAACGGCGCTAG